The Sedimentibacter sp. zth1 DNA segment GCTAGCAAAGCTTGTACATAACCATTTTCTGCAAGTTGAGATAAACCTATTCTTGTATCAAAATCAAATACAACTGAAGGTCCTAAAACCCATACTATGTATCCTCCATTTTCTTTTTCATAACGCATAAGGTCGAATAAATAATCATAGTCGTTAGTAAATGATGTTTCAACAGATTTGCCTGCATGACTAATAACAGCTTCATCAAATCCCTCTCTATAAACTATGACTCCATTTGTTCCATCTGATTCTTTCCCTAAAACAACCTTGTCTCCTAAAACTAAATCATTTAACTCTTTTATAATAATATCCTCTTTTTGTAAAACAGCTACACAATTCTGTGAATTATGTTTAGGTAATATCCACCTATTATTGTAATGATAATAAGTAGGTATATGACTAGTTAGATAAAAACCCTTTGGGGATACTCCATCCTTTTTTACTTCGGCTACTCTTATTTCATTTGCACTTAAGAATTTTTCAGAAGTAAAATCCGGTGGTGTGAACTTTGGTAATTCAAATGCCATAAAATGCTCCTTTTGTTTAAATATTTTTGATGTTTATAATTACTCACATAGCAATTCTCTATATGAAATTAAACATAATTTGTTATTAATTTAATTATCAATTTATTGAATGAGTTTTTGTTGCAAAATTACTTATTTAATTGTTATTTCCCAATATAAGTATATTTTATTATAACATATTTTTAAAAAAAATCCATTAAAATAAATAAAATATTCAAAATTATTTATTTGTTAATTTTTTATCTTAATATATAATATTTTATATTTAATTAATTAATTTTGGCATTTTACTTATTTATATTCTGATTTTTACATATATCATATTATATTTAGATATATTTAGATTTTGTATATTTTAAAATTTTATTAAAATATATAATGTTTACTAAAGTATATTTATTATTTTATCGTATATTATTAAATATTACATACTAATTAGTCAAATTACCAGGTTATACATATTTTTTTGTACTATAATTAATAAAATATTGAAAATAAAAAAGCCCACCTTAACTTCATATCAAGAGGACTTAATGTGCTAATACTTTATTTTTCTATTTCCAGTAGATATTTTTTAATATTTAAACCACTTGCATAACCAACCAATGAACCATCGGAACCTATAACTCTGTGTCATGGTACTATTATTGATATTGGATTTTTGTTATTTGCCATTCCTACAGCTCTGTATGATTTTGAATTTCCTATAGCAATAGCTATATCTTTATAACTTCTCGTTTCTCCATAAGGTATATTTAATAATTCTCTCCATACTTTTTTTTGAAATTCTGTGCCATTTAACATCAATGGAACATTAAATACTTTTCTTTGTCCATTAAAATATTCCGTTAATTGCTTAACTACTTCATCGGATAATTTTGAATCTTCAATTACTAAATTTTCATAATTATCTACAATAGTTATTGATGTTATGTAATCTTTAAAATAAACTATTTTAATTAACCCAACTGGCGAATTAAAGTAAGTATATTTCTCATCCATTAAATTACCGCCTCTCAATCTTTTATACTAATATAATATTATTATATCATGTATTAATTGCTATTTAATATGAAGATATTTTTTTTTGTATTATTATAAGCATTATATATAAAACAATTGAGAAATAAAAAAGCACTTATTGCTAAGTACATTTAAATCAATTTACAATATATTTTGTGTAATTGGTGCACCCTAAGGGATTCGAACCCATGACCTTTCGGTTCGTAGCCGAACACTCTATCCAACTGAGCTAAGGGTGCATATAAATTGGAGGCGCCACCCAGATTTGAACTGGGGATGAGGGTGTTGCAGACCCGTACCTTACCACTTGGCTATAGCGCCTTAATAATATAAAAAAAATGGGGTAAATAGTGGGAATCGAACCCACGACCTCCAGAGCCACAATCTGGCGCGCTAGCCGACTGCGCCATATCTACCATAATTTTTTGGAGCGGGTGAAGGGAATCGGACCCTCGCAACCAGCTTGGAAGGCTGGGGCTCTACCACTGAGCTACACCCGCATTATATGCGTTTTAACATTTTTTGTTACTTTTGGAGCGGAAGACGAGATTCGAACTCGCGACCCTCGCCTTGGCAAGGCGATGCTCTACCACTGAGCCACTTCCGCATTTTAAACTTAATTGGTGGGAAGGACTGGATTCGAACCAGTGAAGGCGTTGCCAACGGATTTACAGTCCGTCCCCTTTAGCCACTCGGGAACCCTCCCATATTTTCAGTAAAATTATTTTCCGCAACATGGCTTACGCCGTTGCGTCTTTCGCATTGTGTATTGAAATTACTCCGTAATTTCTGCGAAAATGGAGCTGGTGAAAGGACTTGAACCCTCAACCTACTGATTACAAGTCAGTTGCTCTACCAATTGAGCTACACCAGCATGTATCTTGTTTTTATTGAAAATGGCGACTTGGATGGGGTTCGAACCCACGACCTCCAGCGTGACAGGCTGGCATTCTAACCAACTGAACTACCAAGCCACATTCAATTTTGTAAAAATGGTGGAAACAATAGGGCTCGAACCTATGACCCCCTGCTTGTAAGGCAGATGCTCTCCCAACTGAGCTATGCTTCCATGTTTTTTATTTTGTAATGGTGACCCTACCGAGACTCGAACTCGGGTTACTTCCGTGAAAGGGAAGTGTCTTAACCGCTTGACCATAGGGCCTTTTATTTTGGTAGCGGCGAACGGATTTGAACCGCTGACACTGCGGGTATGAACCGCATGCTCTAGCCAACTGAGCTACGCCGCCATTCTCGTAATTGTCAGTATTACTTCTATATTTTTGGTAGCGGGGACAGGATTCGAACCTATGACCTTCGGGTTATGAGCCCGACGAGCTTCCAGCTGCTCCACCCCGCGACAATTTAATTTAAAATGGTACCGAAGACCAGACTTGAACTGGTACGTTCTTTAGGGAACGCAGGATTTTAAGTCCTGTGCGTCTGCCAATTCCGCCACTCCGGCACATTCATGGCTCCGAGGGTGGGGCTCGAACCCACGACCTACCGGTTAACAGCCGGTTGCTCCACCATTGAGCTACCTCGGAATATCTATTCTAATTAAATATTTAGATATTAATCTGGCGATGTCTTACTTTCCCAGGCAGTCACCCACCAAGTATCATCAGCGCTAAAGAGCTTAACTTCCGTGTTCGGGATGGGAACGGGTGTGTCCTCTTTGCTATTATCACCAGATTAGTATAACTCGTTCTTTTTCATCAACTCTACGTCATTACTCATTCTTTCGTCAGTTACGTACCTATTGTACATGCCTTCCTCATTCATTCGTATTCCTTGATTTGATAAAAAATTACTTCGTTATATTGTATATTAAGTTATCATTAAATTGAAAGTTTGAACTTTCAAAATCGCATAGGAAAATATTTTCGAGATTTGTCCGACTACATCACAAATCTATTTACTCACTTACGTTCGTATAGATTTGGATTTCGCTGGATCTGACCTACCATCCATTTGAGAATCAAATGGGGTTAGGATCATTATTGGTCAAGACCTCGACCTATTAGTATCACTCAGCTGAATACATTGCTGCACTTACACCTGTGACCTATCTACCTGTTAGTCTTTCAGGGGTCTTACTTACTTACGTAATGGGAAATCTTATCTTAAGGTTTGTTTCGCGCTTAGATGCCTTCAGCGCTTATCAATTCCAGACTTAGCTACTCAGCCGTGCTCCTGGCGGAACAACTGATTCACCATAGGTCTGTCCATCCCGGTCCTCTCGTACTAAGGACAGCTCCCTTCAAATTTCCTACGCCCACGACGGATAGGGACCGAACTGTCTCACGACGTTCTGAACCCAGCTCGCGTGCCTCTTTAATGGGCGAACAGCCCAACCCTTGGGACCTGCTTCAGCCCCAGGATGAGACGAGCCGACATCGAGGTGCCAAACCTCCCCGTCGATGTGGACTCTTGGGGGAGATAAGCCTGTTATCCCCAGGGTAGCTTTTATCCGTTAAGCGATGGCCCTTCCATTCGGCGCCACCGGATCACTAAGTCCAACTTTCGTTCCTGCTCGACATGTACGTCTTGCAGTCAAGCTTCCTTCTGCCTTTACACTCTTCGCACGATTTCCGACCGTGCTGAGGAAACCTTTGAGCGCCTCCGTTACTCTTTCGGAGGCGACCGCCCCAGTCAAACTGCCCAACTGACAGTGTCCATATACTGGATCACAGTATCATGTTAGAAATTCAGTATCAATAGAGTGGTATCCCAACAGCGACTCCACACATACTGGCGTACATGTTTCTTAGTCTCCCACCTATCCTGTACAATTAATACCGAATTCCAATGTCAGCCTGCAGTAAAGCTCCATGGGGTCTTTCCGTCCTGCCGCGGGTAACTCGCATCTTCACGAGTACTACAATTTCACCGGATCTATTGTTGAGACAGTGCTCAAATCGTTACACCTTTCGTGCGGGTCGGAACTTACCCGACAAGGAATTTCGCTACCTTAGGACCGTTATAGTTACGGCCGCCGTTTACTGGGGCTTAAGTTCACTGCTTCACTTACGCTTACAGCTCCCCTTAACCTTCCAGCACCGGGCAGGTGTCAGCCCCTATACTTCATCTTTCGATTTAGCAGAGACCTGTGTTTTTGGTAAACAGTCGCTTGAGCCTGTTTTCTGTGGCCCACTAAAGCTCCGGTCGTTCGACTTTCACTTCCATGGGCACCCCTTCTCCCGAAGTTACGGGGTTATTTTGCCTAGTTCCTTAACAATAGTTCTTCCGCTCATCTTTGGATTCTCTCCTTGACTACCTGTGTCGGTTTACGGTACGGGCACCTTGATCTCGATAGTGGATTTTCTTGACAGCGTAGACTCAGTTACTTCACTACTTGTTTTCGCTCCCATTCGTATCTCAGGATTATTGAAGAAACGGATTTGCCTATCTCTTCTCCCTACTTACTTAGACGTACTATTCCATCAGTACGCTAACTTATCTTTCTGTGTCCCCACTTCTCTTTTAACGATCTTCGGTGGTACTGGAATTTCCACCAGTTATCCATCGCCTACGCCTTTTGGCCTCGGCTTAGGTCCCGACTTACCCTGAGTGGACGAGCCTTCCTCAGGAATCCTTAGTCTTTCGATGGGTGAGATTCTCACTCACCTTTCGCTACTCATGCCAGCATTCTCTCTTCTGTACAATCCACAGCCTCTTTCGATGGCGCTTCGACTCGTACAGAATGCTCCTCTACCGATTGTATTAATACAATCCCACAGCTTCGGTGATAGATTTTAGCCCCGGTAATCTTCGGCGCAGGTCCACTCGACCAGTGAGCTATTACGCACTCTTTGAAAGTGTGGCTGCTTCTAAGCCAACTTCCTGGTTGTCTGTGTAGTCCTACATCCTTTTCCACTTAATCTATCTTTGGGACCTTAGCTGGTGATCTGGGCTCTTTCCCTTTTGACTATGAAACTTATCTCACATAGTCTGACTCCCAACGCTAATTTTATGGTATTCGGAGTTTGATAAGTTTCGGTAACGTATAACGTCCCTTGACTATTCAGTGCTCTACCCCCATTAATCTTACGTTAAGGCTAGCCCTAAAGCTATTTCGAGGAGAACCAGCTATCTCCAGGTTCGATTGGAATTTCACCGCTATCCACAAGTCATCCCATAGCTTTTAAACGCTAACGGGTTCGGTCCTCCACCAGATTTTACTCTAGCTTCAACCTGCTCATGGATAGGTCACCTGGTTTCGGGTCTACGACATGCAACTTTCGCCCTATTAAGACTCGCTTTCGCTTCGGCTCCTAACCTCTCAGTTATTAACCTTGCTGCATATCGTAACTCGCTGGCCCGTTCTACAAAAAGTACGCGGTCACACTCGTAGTGCTCCCACTGCTTATAAGCATAGGGTTTCAGGTTCTTTTTCACTCCCCTCCCGGGGTTCTTTTCACCTTTCCCTCACGGTACTATTTCTCTATCGGTCACTAAGTAGTATTTAGCCTTGGGAGATGGTCCTCCCTGCTTCCCACCGGATTTCTCGTGTCCTGTGGTACTCTGGATCATATCTTGCTCTTTGACTTTTTCGTCTACGTGTCTATCACACTCTTTGGAGCTTCTTTCCAGAAGTCTTTGACTATCGTCTCGGATACTTTGTTGATATGTCCGCAACCCCATGCCGAAACATGGTTTGGGCTCTACCGATTTCGCTCGCCGCTACTTTCGGTATCGTTTTTTACTTTCTCTTCCTAAGGGTACTTAGATGTTTCAGTTCCCCTCGTTCCCCACGTATGACTATTTATTCATCATACGTTACATACGGTTCTCCATATGTGAGTTTCCTCATTCGGATATCTACGGATCAATACTTGTTTGCAGTTCCCCGTAGCTTTTCGCAGCTTACCACGTCCTTCATCGGCTCTTAGTGCCAAGGCATTCGCCCTACGCTCTTTATATCTTGACCTCTTAAACTCGTTCTTTTTCATTTATGCTGTGTCTCTCGTCACTTCGAATGCTCACATACTATTCGTATGCTCCGCTTCTTAGCTCCTCGTTTCGTGCCTAAATAAAAAATCACTTCATTTATTGTTAATCATCAGTTCAGTTGTGCGTCTTCACACAACTATTTTTTTGGTTACTCTTGTAATTAATATTTGCTTCCGCTTATATTTTTTACTTAGTTTTATTGTTTTTTTGATGTTTTTCTCGTTTGTTTTTTCCTATACAATTTTCAAAGTTCAGCTTGCTTTGAACATTTTGTTGCCAAAATTTTCTCTGCATTAGTCTTAATACTCAAATTCTCACTTAAGTATCAATGAAACAGCACAAGTTCCTTGTTTCGAACATGCCTTTCCGGCGTTCAAACCAGAAAAGCGACATTGAAACAAAATGTATTACTTTACATTTTGTTTTCTGTCTCCTTAGAAAGGAGGTGATCCAGCCGCACCTTCCGATACGGCTACCTTGTTACGACTTCACCCTAGTCATTAATCCTACCTTAGGCGCCTGCCTCCTAAAAGGTTAGCTCAGCGACTTTGGGTATTATCAACTTCCATGGTGTGACGGGCGGTGTGTACAAGACCCGGGAACGCATTCACCGCGACGTTCTGATTCGCGATTACTAGCAACTCCGACTTCATGTAGGCGAGTTGCAGCCTACAATCCGAACTGGGATCGGTTTATTAGGTTTGGCTCCAGCTCACGCTTTCGCTTCCCTTTGTTCCGACCATTGTAGCACGTGTGTAGCCCAAGACATAAGGGGCATGATGATTTGACGTCATCCCCACCTTCCTCCGGTTTGTCACCGGCAGTCTCACTAGAGTGCCCATCTTTCATGCTGGCAACTAATGATAAGGGTTGCGCTCGTTGCGGGACTTAACCCAACATCTCACGACACGAGCTGACGACAACCATGCACCACCTGTCTCCCTTGCTTCCGAAGAAGAGAGCACATTTCTGCACTTGTCAAGGGGATGTCAAGCCTTGGTAAGGTTCTTCGCGTTGCTTCGAATTAAACCACATGCTCCGCTGCTTGTGCGGGTCCCCGTCAATTCCTTTGAGTTTCAGTCTTGCGACCGTACTCCCCAGGCGGAGTGCTTATTGCGTTAGCTCCGGCACTGACCTCTCGGCCAACACCTAGCACTCATCGTTTACGGCGTGGACTACCAGGGTATCTAATCCTGTTCGCTCCCCACGCTTTCGTGTCTCAGCGTCAGTTACAGTCCAGTAAGTCGCCTTCGCCACTGGTGTTCCTCCTAATATCTACGCATTTCACCGCTACACTAGGAATTCCACTTACCTCTCCTGCACTCAAGTTACGCAGTTTCAAATGCTTACGAGGGTTTAGCCCTCGCCTTTCACATCTGACATACGTTACCGCCTACTCACCCTTTACGCCCAGTAAATCCGGACAACGCTCGCCCCCTACGTATTACCGCGGCTGCTGGCACGTAGTTAGCCGGGGCTTCCTCCTTTGGTACCGTCATTTTTTTCTTCCCAAAGGACAGAGCTTTACGATCCGAAAACCTTCTTCGCTCACGCGGCGTCGCTGCATCAGGCTTGCGCCCATTGTGCAATATTCCCCACTGCTGCCTCCCGTAGGAGTTTGGACCGTGTCTCAGTTCCAATGTGGCCGTTCACCCTCTCAGGCCGGCTATTGATCGTCGCCTTGGTAAGCCATTACCTTACCAACTAGCTAATCAAACGCGAGCTCATCTCGTACCGATAAATCTTTGACTTATTAATCATGTGATCAATAAGTGTTATATGGTATTAATCCCAGTTTCCCGAGGCTATCCCTTTGTACGAGGCAGATTGCTCACGCGTTACTCACCCGTCCGCCGCTAATACTCGTCCCGAAAGACTTTCTTCGCTCGACTTGCATGTGTTAGGCACGCCGCCAGCGTTCGTCCTGAGCCAGGATCAAACTCTCGTTTAATATCTGTTCTCAAGCTTACGCTTGGCACTAACTCTCGTTAGTTGTTGTTGTTTTTGTTTTTACTGTTTTTTGTTCTATTTCTATACTCTTGCGAGTACTGAAACTAAAGGTTGTTCTTATGCTGTTTTATTGTCTAAGGTTCATTTTTCAATGCTTTGCTGTCTCTCAACAGCTTTATTAGTTTACCATCTCTATCAAAGTTTGTCAAGAACTTTTTTGAATTATTTTTCGTCTCATTACTAATATTCTTCGCTAGGGACTTACTTAATTTATCATATCTTTTGTATTTTGTCAATACATAAATAACTTTTTTCATTCGTTTTTTAACCATGCAACTTTTATTATGTGTTAAAATATCAATATATATCAAGACTAAAATATCTATATTAAATCATTAGAAAAGTTATATATACTAAAACTTATATTTCTAGATTATAAATAACAAATAGTATTAACAAATAAAATTATATCTTTCTTTTTTAAAGTAGGCTACTAAGGAACCTCTGAAATATCCATATCCTTCAAATTCCATACCTATATTTTCTAACGACTTCATTGATTTTTTATTTTCTGGGAGAGCCATAGCAATAATTTCTTTTAACCCTAATTCTGTAAATCCATACGTTAATAATGCTTTACCACTTTCAGTTGCATAACCCTTACTCCAATAATCAGGCAACAATCTAATCCCTATTTCTACTGCGTTTAAATCTTTCAAATACCTATACCCTGTAATACCAATAAATTCTTTATTTTCTTCTAAAACCACACCCCATGTGTGAAGTCCACTATTATAACTATATTTATTTATATGCTTTCTTAGGTTATCTCTGCACTCATTAAAAGTTGACCTATACATATTTGGTATATATTTTCTAACCTGAGGATCATTTTCTAATTTATAAAAATCTATTAAATCACCTATAGTTAACTCTCTAATTATAAGCCTTTCTGTTATTATAATTTCATTATTCATTATTACACTCCTTCTAAATATAAATGCTATATATTTACTGGTTATACTAATAAATATATGAAAAATTACAACTTTTGACATTATACTACATATAAAATATTCATATTCTCTAATTTTTTTAAAAGTTGCTTTCTTAGGAATTCCTCTACATCTACTCTAATTTCATTTTTATAGCAATACCTTCCCAGTCCTCTTACAGTCATTATTTCTTTATCATATAAATCTACTGCATTTGGAAATGTATCTTGATTAATTACTTTATGAATAAAACTGTATGTCATAAATATTATTTCAATTGTTGCTTGGTTTTTAACTTTTTCTGATAATTCATCAGCAAGCTGATCAATTAGTTTTGAATATAATTCCTTCCAATTATCAAGTAGTACAACAGGTGCAATCAATAATCCAACTTTATAACCTGCCTCACACAATTGATTTATAGCTTTAATTCTATTTTTAAGAGATGATGTACCAAATTCTACTTTTCTAATAATTTCTTCTGGATTTACGCTAATCCTTGCAATTACTTTACCATTATGATTAAGTGGCAATAAAGGCTCAATCATATCAAATTTAGTTGGGAAAGTAATCAAACCTTTTTTACTCTTAGCAAAGTTCTCATAGTCCACACCAAATTATTTGTAATATTATTTTCCAATACTAAATCACTATTACTACCTATTTCAAATACTAAGTCTTTATCACTTTTATTTGAGAATTTTATGAGTTTATCTAACATTTGCTCCCTATTTACAAATACTCTAAGATAGGAACATTTATTATAGTGACACATCAAATAGCAATATAAACACATAGCACTACAGCCAGATGATGTATATGGAACAATATAATTTGAAACTTTGAAGTTTTCAGTATATTTATGTGTTTTTCTAACCCCTATAATTAAATGTTGTTTCATATTAGGAAACTCTTTGTTTGAATTTGTTCTTAATTCTTCTATTTTGTTATGACTTTTTATTTCAATCCACTCTTTGTCCTTATATTTTTCTCTTAAATATTTACCTAACTCATAAGTTATAATTTGTGGCTCAAAATATATTTTATCTGGGAACATATAAACCTCATTTTTTTACTTATTTATATCCACTAATAACTAAAACTGCTGTTGTTTTAAAATCCCAGATTTTTTCATTGTTTTTATATTGCTCAATTCTCTTATCAAATCTAATATTAATTAGTTCTATAAGTCTATCTTTTTCCTCTATTGTCAAGGAATTTGGAGACAGATTAAGTACTTTATACACACCTGACAAGGCTTCTAATCTATTATCGTTTATTTGATTAATTGCTGTTATTGGAGATGTATTGTAATTATCCGGTGCATAGCTCATAATATTTAATAAATCTACATTGATATTTCTAAATCCTGCTTTTTCTAATTCTTTAGGATACTCATGCTCATCCACTTCAAATTTGCCAATATCAAATTTTTCAAATATATCATCTGTATTTTTAAATGCCTTTTCACATAATAATTTTTCTTCTTTGCTAATATTTAATAAATTGTCATACCTAATTTGAAGTTTTGGTCTAACTGAAAGCACTACTATTCTTCCATTATTTCGTAATATTCTATATTGCTCGTCGAAAAATAGTTTATGAGGTACGTGTTCTGCAACTGTATGTGAAAAACACAAGTCAAATGAATTATCTTCAAATGGCATGTTTGTAGCATCTCCAACAATAAATTTACAATTCAAGCCTAATTCCAAATTTTTATCCTTTGCATATTGAATATGCTGTTCATCACAATCAATACCTGTAATATGTACATCACCTACATATGAATTAATCCTATGACAGAATACTCCTCCTCCACATCCAACTTCCAATATATTCTGTTGGTTTCTTACGCCAATTGCATTTAACCACATTTCTTTATTATTGTCATTAAATCTAAGACTTCTGTTATTGTACAGCTCTTCAGAAGTCTGAATATAATTTGACCAGTAATTACTCATGTTTTTCACCCCAATTCGTTTATTTAATATTAATCATTATAATATTTTGTTACTAAATAATAGTTAAATAATTATATCACAAGTAAATATATTGTATGTATATTTACTTGTATAAAGAATGATTTTATATACTAACAAAATCATCTAATACCGTTACACATTTATTTGTTGCATCCAATTCTACTTCACATCCAATTGGCATGGTCAACATTGGATGCGTGTGACAACAATCAAATTCAGCAAGCACAGGAAAATCTACATTTCCCATTACTTCTTTTAACACATCATATGGTTTCCTATTTGTTTTTAAATCATCAAATAATTCGTGCTTTCCCAATATCAAACCTCCGATTTTATCAAAAACACCGCTAAGTTTTAACAATGAAAAACTGCGTTCAATAGTTGCTATATCTTTTAGAGAATCTTCAATAAACAATATATCTCCGCATTTTATTTCTGGCATGTATTCTGTATTCCAAATTCCTTGCATAGTGTTTAGATTACCACCAATTATTCTTCCTTTTGCTTTGCCTTCATTTAAGGTTATTAAAGTGTTTTTATTTGGAGTTTTTCCTCTATCTTGAGTTTTCCAATCTAAAAATTCGTCAGTCCAGCACTCAGGTGTAGGCATAATATATGGTACATGCGATTTTCCCATTGTAACATTTGAAAAATACTGAAATGTTTCATTTACAAATGGTGGAAATTCTCCAAAAGATGCAACAACAGCAGGTCCATAATAAGTAACTAAGTCTGTTTTAGCATAAATCGCCAATAGTAATGCAGTAACATCTGAATAACCAATTATTATTTTAGGATTTTCTTTTAATGCTTGATAATCTACATAAGGTAAAATTGAATTAGAATTCATTCCTCCAATAGCTGCCATAATACATTTTACATTTGGATTATATATAAGTTCATTCAATTCAGTAGCACGCTCCAAAATACTTCCAGAGCGATAAAAATCTTGTTTTCCGGTAAGATATCCCTCAAAAAAATTAAAACCTTGACTTTCCAAAAATTGTTTTCCTCGTGAATAGCGTTTTTTTACGGTTGCAGTTGCGGGTGAAGATGGAGAAAATACAGCAATAGTATCTCCCTTTTTTAATTTTGGTGCTAAAATCATTCAATCACTTCTTTCTAATTATTTATATAAATAATAAGAATATTATAGCATACAAAAAAAGAGTCGAAAAGTGTTATCTTTTCGACTCTTTTTTTCTTTGGTACGGGTAGAGGGACTTGAACCCCCACGGTCTCCCACTAGATCCTAAGTCTAGCGCGTCTGCCAATTCCGCCATACCCGCTTGGTTAGCTTTTAACAACAAAGATTATTATACATAACAGTTAGTTATTTGTCAACAATAATTTTAATTTTTTCTTTTATATAATCATATAACTATAAGTATTGTTATACTCCACTAGCCTCATCATATAAAAATTTATTAAAACCTATACATCCAATCAGCCTTTAAGTAATAAATCAAAAATAGTATTGAGCTTAAAGACCATGTCAATGGATACGCCCAAAATATAACTTTTATATCATTAATAAAATGAGTTGCAACTGTTATATATGATACTCTAATAATGCACCAACATATAAGCATTGTAAACATTGGTATTTTTGATTTGCCTGCTCCCCTTAAAATACCTGCTATACTGTGAGAAAAAGCCAAAAGAAAATAAAACAAAGAAATTGTTCTAGCTTGCTTAGTACCAATTAAAATAACCTCAGATTCTTTGCTAAATAACCCAATAAATATCGGAGCAAATATAAAAAATATTAATCCTACTATTTCTGCTAAGGCAACAGACGTCATTATACCATATTTTGCTCCTTTCTTTACTCTTTCATATTGTTTTGCTCCTATATTTTGACTTGTAAATGTAGTCATAGACATAGCAAAACTTGTAATTGGTATAAATGCAAACCCTTCGATTTTAGAATATGAACCACATGCTGCCATTGCAACAGGTCCAAAACCATTTATATTCGACTGTACCACTAAATTTGCAAGTGCAATAACAGAATTCTGTATACCGGACGGGAAACCTATAAGTAACATTTCTTTTAATATTTCTTTGTCAATATGTATATTTTTAAATTCTACTTTATAAACATCTTTTACTTTTGTTAATCTATGAAATGCAAGTACAACACTTACTGCTTGAGAAATTACGGTAGCAAATGCAGCACCCATTACACCCATTTTTAAAATTGCAACAAAAAGCAAATCTAACATTACATTTACTATTGATGATGTAATCAAAAAATAAAGTGGATGCTTACTATCGCCAACAGCTTGAAATATACCATTTGCGGTATTGTACATCACAATAAAAATAGCCCCTGAGAAATATATTCTTACATATAATACTGCATTTGAAAATACAGATTCTGGAGTTCCCATAAGTCTAAGAATATGCGGAGTAAACACAGTACCTACTATCGTTAAAATT contains these protein-coding regions:
- a CDS encoding GNAT family N-acetyltransferase codes for the protein MNNEIIITERLIIRELTIGDLIDFYKLENDPQVRKYIPNMYRSTFNECRDNLRKHINKYSYNSGLHTWGVVLEENKEFIGITGYRYLKDLNAVEIGIRLLPDYWSKGYATESGKALLTYGFTELGLKEIIAMALPENKKSMKSLENIGMEFEGYGYFRGSLVAYFKKERYNFIC
- a CDS encoding methylated-DNA--[protein]-cysteine S-methyltransferase — translated: MDEKYTYFNSPVGLIKIVYFKDYITSITIVDNYENLVIEDSKLSDEVVKQLTEYFNGQRKVFNVPLMLNGTEFQKKVWRELLNIPYGETRSYKDIAIAIGNSKSYRAVGMANNKNPISIIVPUHRVIGSDGSLVGYASGLNIKKYLLEIEK
- a CDS encoding MATE family efflux transporter, whose translation is MKSNSLLMTEGKIYSKIIKFALPMFWGNLFQQLYNIVDALVVGNFVGRDALAAISSTGSLIFLMVGFFGGVFSGVGVVISKYFGARDLENVKKSVGNAMAFGIISGVILTIVGTVFTPHILRLMGTPESVFSNAVLYVRIYFSGAIFIVMYNTANGIFQAVGDSKHPLYFLITSSIVNVMLDLLFVAILKMGVMGAAFATVISQAVSVVLAFHRLTKVKDVYKVEFKNIHIDKEILKEMLLIGFPSGIQNSVIALANLVVQSNINGFGPVAMAACGSYSKIEGFAFIPITSFAMSMTTFTSQNIGAKQYERVKKGAKYGIMTSVALAEIVGLIFFIFAPIFIGLFSKESEVILIGTKQARTISLFYFLLAFSHSIAGILRGAGKSKIPMFTMLICWCIIRVSYITVATHFINDIKVIFWAYPLTWSLSSILFLIYYLKADWMYRF
- a CDS encoding class I SAM-dependent methyltransferase — translated: MSNYWSNYIQTSEELYNNRSLRFNDNNKEMWLNAIGVRNQQNILEVGCGGGVFCHRINSYVGDVHITGIDCDEQHIQYAKDKNLELGLNCKFIVGDATNMPFEDNSFDLCFSHTVAEHVPHKLFFDEQYRILRNNGRIVVLSVRPKLQIRYDNLLNISKEEKLLCEKAFKNTDDIFEKFDIGKFEVDEHEYPKELEKAGFRNINVDLLNIMSYAPDNYNTSPITAINQINDNRLEALSGVYKVLNLSPNSLTIEEKDRLIELINIRFDKRIEQYKNNEKIWDFKTTAVLVISGYK
- a CDS encoding S66 peptidase family protein produces the protein MILAPKLKKGDTIAVFSPSSPATATVKKRYSRGKQFLESQGFNFFEGYLTGKQDFYRSGSILERATELNELIYNPNVKCIMAAIGGMNSNSILPYVDYQALKENPKIIIGYSDVTALLLAIYAKTDLVTYYGPAVVASFGEFPPFVNETFQYFSNVTMGKSHVPYIMPTPECWTDEFLDWKTQDRGKTPNKNTLITLNEGKAKGRIIGGNLNTMQGIWNTEYMPEIKCGDILFIEDSLKDIATIERSFSLLKLSGVFDKIGGLILGKHELFDDLKTNRKPYDVLKEVMGNVDFPVLAEFDCCHTHPMLTMPIGCEVELDATNKCVTVLDDFVSI